The sequence below is a genomic window from Anoplolepis gracilipes chromosome 9, ASM4749672v1, whole genome shotgun sequence.
CTAGTTTTGCTATTGGCGTCCAGGTTCGCCTCCTCGAACAAGGTAGCATTCTTCTTCATGAAATGCTTCTGCATAGCTGCCATCTGCGCCATGATCTTGGCGCGTTTTTGAGCTGCCATTTTTGTTCGCCACTCTTTGTCTGTCTCTTTAGTGCTGTCAGCATCGCTCGTTTGCTGCAGTGGCTGTTGCTCGGTGTTCGAAGATGCTAGACTAGTTTCCGTAACGATTAAACTAGCAACTTCGCGATACTTGGACAAAACCCATGTGAGCAAATCTTTGTGAGCCTCCATGCGCGGACTGGTGGATAAATCCTCTAGCAACTTATAAATCTTCCATTTAGCTGCCCGTTCGGAAAACGCGAGGAAGGGATAATAGCCAGATTCTTGTTCTTGCAGCGCGTAACCAATCAGATGAAGTATCTTGTGTACCTGCGGCTCAGAGAAACTCCTAGCTATGAAATTGAGCGCGCGTTCTAGTACAGTTTGCATAATGTAAAGCATAACATCGCACTGCAATAGATCTGTCACCATACTGAATGACTCCGTTAGTCTAGGCAGCTTCGGTGGTGGACAACATTCCAGCTCTCCCTGAGCTTTCCTGCGCTTTCGTTGAACTTCTTCAGATCGGCTGTGTTCTTCCTTCGTGTAGTGATAGAAGAATACGTTGTATTCCGTGTATAAGTGCGGCTTCAATTCATATACACCTTTCCCTGCTGACACCTGCGCcggttttttaaaatctgCTACCTCGTTTATCACCCTCTCTACATCGGTCTGAACATGGTGAACAACATCTTCCGGTAACGTTTTATTCAATTCTGAATGAGAGAGCGATCTTATACACAACTGCTGTatgatttctttcttaagacgATCGTCCGCAGTCACTTGACCGACACCAGGAACGTGTCTCTCGCCAATAATCGTGATGAGCAAGCCCAGAAACTCCTCTACTAGATTGATCGTCTGTCGCATACTGTCCTCCTCTGGATTTTTCAGAGCGTTTACCTCGAAATCTGGTTGCGCCCAATTGAGGAGATTGAACTTATTTAAGATGTGAATCAAAAATTCATTACTTTCTATCAGAGATGCACCGACTTGCAGCAAAATGATGTCTCGATCCAGCATCTCGCTACGGCACTTGacattgtgataaaaatataactgatTTAGTAAGGAATAACCATTTCGTCGCCACATTCCCGAGTGTACCTGTGAGATCATAGCTTGTGCTGTCAATACGGGTTCGATAATTTGTTCGAGCGTTGGTTTCGTTTGATTGATAAATTCGGACgattgaaaatgtaaattatacttttccaGATGCAAGAACAGGCCAGCCAGAAATCTCGAGAGCGGCAAATGGATGGAGACTGGTTCGGATGATACGTCATACTGTAGACAGGTCGCGCTATGATCTGCCAATTCTCGTACCTGACTTGGTGCTGGATCGTTTCCTAGTTGCTCATACAGCTTCCTCAAGAGCAATATGAAGGACTTGATCAATACTACTCTGTCAGAGCCGCACCACTCCATAGCCAGAGTGATAACCGGTGACAACTTGATATGCAGATTAAATGCAGATTCCCATTCCGGTTCATATTCCATATGCTGACCGACTTGTCGGAGTACGGCGTCCATGCATTGCATACTGCAGAAAAGGGTGAATAACAATGAGATTCCTTGTAAGAAACCGCGTCTCAAATCGTCCGTCCATTCGTCCGGCTTCGCACTCAATAAATATCGCAAATCGTAGAGTATATATTGAGCTCGCTTAAAAGAATGGTGCGGCATGTTTCTCTCGAATTCCAATTTCCCAGCAGCGTTACATCGTCGAGAGCTCTCGGAAACGAATGTATTCAATAAGATAAACAGCGCGTCATGATGTGCGATAAGCAGATGCGCCAAAGTTGGCACGGTAAATAACTGAACGGAAAGCGAGACAATCGAGAATGCATGATCGTGATCGTCTTTGATAAAATCCTTCATGACGGAACCATAATTATAGGTGAACACGATGGCAAGTGCCTTCTTGCTCTCATATTCCATGAGCATTCCAGATATAAATAACCTATGCCACGCCGTTCTGGCAGATTTCCATAGCTGCGAATCCCTTGTAAGTATGCCTTCAACGATCGACGTGTCGGGTAATTTCGTATTGAGCGCTATGTTGCTGAACAACACGCGAAAACCTTCGCAATGACTTATAAACTGTTGCAGCCAATTGAGCAATCTCATGGCGAACGTCTGATGAGCCACTATGTGAGTATGAAGGACCAGCACCTTGAGCGGTCGATTACTATGTCTGTACGTGAATTTTTCAATGTCGGCGCGTAGTTCGTTGCAGTGCCGAAATACCGAGCACTTCACTACAGCCCTACCTTCTCTGTCAACGTTAGTCACAAACTCTACAGCCTCCTTCTGTGAGCATTTAATAACACGTTGGAGCATATTTATCACTTGATCAAAGGTGTGATGCTCATCGTTGAAGAGTACAGTGCAATAAGTGTCAAAAACGTCCAATTGATCGAGCGTGAGCGAGTAAAGTGCCGTGTCTCTGATGCAGAGATTCGACGGTAGCGCAACAGTATATCTTAGTGTCAACAGTTCATAACAATATTCCAACACTGCTTCAAACACCGTCACCGCTCTCTCTGCTATGTCACCAGGCAATTTGTTGCCACGCGAATCCTTCGATTGTGTTCCAGCTAAATGTATATTGCAAAAC
It includes:
- the Ubr1 gene encoding E3 ubiquitin-protein ligase UBR2, encoding MNYENIEGQPSVGIEDMDLTLMQPLFPDTNASCVDVWTEKMNKGVLTSINFREYWRVWVPKIYSPERNANCLEWTIDDETARRLLLKPLEEFMCGGDPQTILKELSKMDNPPSICGRMFKIGEPTYSCRQCGMDSTCVLCVDCFKQSAHRNHKYKMGTSGGGGCCDCGDTEAWKNEPFCNIHLAGTQSKDSRGNKLPGDIAERAVTVFEAVLEYCYELLTLRYTVALPSNLCIRDTALYSLTLDQLDVFDTYCTVLFNDEHHTFDQVINMLQRVIKCSQKEAVEFVTNVDREGRAVVKCSVFRHCNELRADIEKFTYRHSNRPLKVLVLHTHIVAHQTFAMRLLNWLQQFISHCEGFRVLFSNIALNTKLPDTSIVEGILTRDSQLWKSARTAWHRLFISGMLMEYESKKALAIVFTYNYGSVMKDFIKDDHDHAFSIVSLSVQLFTVPTLAHLLIAHHDALFILLNTFVSESSRRCNAAGKLEFERNMPHHSFKRAQYILYDLRYLLSAKPDEWTDDLRRGFLQGISLLFTLFCSMQCMDAVLRQVGQHMEYEPEWESAFNLHIKLSPVITLAMEWCGSDRVVLIKSFILLLRKLYEQLGNDPAPSQVRELADHSATCLQYDVSSEPVSIHLPLSRFLAGLFLHLEKYNLHFQSSEFINQTKPTLEQIIEPVLTAQAMISQVHSGMWRRNGYSLLNQLYFYHNVKCRSEMLDRDIILLQVGASLIESNEFLIHILNKFNLLNWAQPDFEVNALKNPEEDSMRQTINLVEEFLGLLITIIGERHVPGVGQVTADDRLKKEIIQQLCIRSLSHSELNKTLPEDVVHHVQTDVERVINEVADFKKPAQVSAGKGVYELKPHLYTEYNVFFYHYTKEEHSRSEEVQRKRRKAQGELECCPPPKLPRLTESFSMVTDLLQCDVMLYIMQTVLERALNFIARSFSEPQVHKILHLIGYALQEQESGYYPFLAFSERAAKWKIYKLLEDLSTSPRMEAHKDLLTWVLSKYREVASLIVTETSLASSNTEQQPLQQTSDADSTKETDKEWRTKMAAQKRAKIMAQMAAMQKHFMKKNATLFEEANLDANSKTSDRGSSMDLTESSSQEESTPVAVGIGQTNRLCEQKTYTCILCQEDQIVTEGDPAMVLAAFVQQSTVLCQRRADLEEPDPLYLSAKLGVSPYTSTCGHVMHAHCWQDYFDNVLVKENRRPYRTRAPASFDAENHEYLCPLCECLSNTVLLLVPPLKMLQPTPEPQPDISFETWLKVMALAMECKRNRKFGKIMEPVKDELDIMDVVNPMTVLRQEIEEAWEPFESQYSQSGPHLARKMEGMIHKYASIFGQITRLKFKDFIDGDLPLLAWKSTAYTIHAIEFLLRDMDKPLLGSMTSRQGDSLESLVRLSALLGASMSNRVNIWSDREQIMIYAVSLLTILMESPSSGPSIFDIDPLGVLVPLINSLPSLFHTKVHEGGPNPPPIITGCVFESHALKLVFLCHIAKILFTIDVSNIMEVDSQEAEAESDIALFHILGVHFDKQRASNVWRQVESACRPFLRCCAIYFHYVTDVPPPNELTQVHGDTYEKLCLYLGLPATCDGLIYSHLDVTLKLIDVWRNHPTVWNHRSGAKKSEIVKDPLMVNKLVDLPDDYSELINSISQFTCPNSDREDSRNPTMCLVCGEMLCSQSYCCQTELNKTAVGACTYHASKCGYGIGIFLRVRECEILFLRAPNRGSFVCPPYLDEYGETDQGLRRGNPLHLCHEKYRRLNHIWLGHGLHESVARAIEQSSNTLMPTQWQHL